Proteins encoded by one window of bacterium:
- a CDS encoding 2-hydroxymuconate tautomerase, which produces MPIVNIQILKGRSLEQKKKMSKAVTDAIISSIGVKPDAVWIVIEEMEKENFATGGILHSEK; this is translated from the coding sequence ATGCCGATAGTTAACATTCAAATCTTAAAAGGCCGGTCGCTTGAACAAAAAAAGAAAATGAGTAAAGCAGTAACTGATGCTATTATTTCTTCAATCGGAGTAAAACCTGATGCGGTATGGATTGTTATTGAAGAGATGGAAAAAGAAAATTTCGCCACAGGCGGGATTTTGCACAGCGAAAAGTAA
- a CDS encoding PEP-CTERM sorting domain-containing protein, with product MRKPVLSSLILLIICLISNYSVLALTLTPSPYDMKINSLTSTVNYDSSGIKNITFSGNVSGSGGPVNTISFWSADSYSFSMTHPLSHTSTPGSEFFEVRLDASGNFNFVADDFGFAGLSFDTYSSTWSNLTEYSYYSLSDIDLSKGFFIGFDESYTEFPNHYTEFPYYFTLADSNCYVHDFGMWPAEFSPASTDYPTFEYNKTYGGQFAAVPEPTAFMLLGSLLFGIKLGRKKIKN from the coding sequence ATGAGAAAGCCTGTATTATCTTCTTTGATTCTGCTCATAATCTGCTTAATTTCTAATTATAGTGTGTTAGCGCTTACCTTAACACCTTCACCCTATGATATGAAGATAAATTCACTCACTTCAACCGTTAACTATGATTCATCCGGCATTAAAAATATAACATTTAGCGGAAACGTGTCAGGCTCTGGAGGACCTGTAAACACAATCAGCTTCTGGTCCGCAGATTCCTATAGTTTTTCTATGACACATCCTTTATCACACACTTCTACCCCGGGAAGTGAATTTTTTGAAGTGAGGCTGGATGCTTCAGGCAATTTTAATTTTGTTGCGGACGATTTTGGATTTGCAGGCCTGTCATTTGATACATACAGTTCAACATGGTCCAATTTAACTGAATATTCCTATTATAGTCTGAGTGACATAGATTTATCTAAAGGTTTTTTTATCGGTTTTGATGAATCTTACACAGAATTTCCAAATCACTATACTGAATTTCCATATTATTTTACATTAGCTGACAGCAATTGCTATGTGCATGATTTTGGCATGTGGCCGGCCGAGTTTAGCCCTGCCTCTACAGATTATCCTACTTTTGAATATAATAAGACTTATGGCGGCCAATTTGCTGCTGTGCCGGAACCAACTGCATTTATGCTACTGGGTTCACTCTTATTTGGAATTAAGTTGGGCAGAAAAAAGATAAAAAACTAA